The genomic DNA CGCCGCGTTGGCGTAGCAAGTCCAGACCGGATTGCTTGTGAGTTAGTTTTGCCGGCACGAATGACTGTACCCACCGAGAACGACCGCGATAGGCAACCACGGTTTCCGCAATATCGCCTGATAGTTCTGGCAAAAGTTGCATGGCGATGGCCCTGGATTCTGCCGGCAACGCCACGTCAATGCTCTGACACCGGATGTGGGGATACTCCTGGGGAATAACCCTGATCATTCCCAACATCGTTGCTTTTTCGGGACACGTCGCTTCCCCGCCAGACATGTCCTGCATATTGTTGGAAATAACGTGCAGTTGAATGGGCGTAGTCGTTTGCTGCTTTCCCAGAGCTTGCGCCAGAAAAAGCAAGCTATAAAAACCAAGTTCCTGCGCCTGGGTAACGCTGTCTTCATCAACCACTACCCTCTCCTTAGTCCATACATTCCACAAATGAACGATGTGATCAGGTGCAAGGTTGAGTAGAGAAAGATGGTGCAGCAGGTCTTCGTACTCCTGACTCAGTTGAGGATTAATCGTATAGAATCCTTGTTGGAGCCGTTGGAAAGCGTCGCCAGCCGTGACGACGATGACTTGATCCCCTCGCTGCCGCAATTGCGTCGCCAGTGCCGTACCTACCCCCAAAGCGTCCGCGAACAAAAGCCAATTCTGCGGCCGCGTTTCCGGGGCATTGTTGGGGGGCAGCAGCGGGACGCGCTGCCATGTCGGCAGATGGAACCAATCGTCCATTTCTTGCTTCGCCATGCTCGTTTGCGCCGGGGCTGGCGGCAGAGATAACTCAGGGCTGGCCGGCCGAGAATGGTGAGTCCAGTACTGCTGACGTTCAAAGGGATAAGTGGGAAGAGGAAGCCGGCGGCGAGAAGCCTGGGTGTGAAAGCCTGACCAATCTATGGCGCAGCCGCTCAGCCAGAGTTGACCCAGCGAACGCACCATAAACGCCTGGTCTGAAGTTGCGTCGTGCGCGGAGGGTAGAGATGACAGAACAATTGGATCATTGGCGCTGGCCCTGGCCGGGTGCTGCATAGCCATACTACCCAACATCTGCCCTACGCCCACCTCGACCAGGATATTTCCCGGCTTTTCCCACAGCGCACGAACCCCATCCGCGAAGCGCACAGGTTGGCGCATATGGGTAGCCCAATAACGCGGGTCAACGGCCTGCTCGTCAGTAATCCACGTTCCCGTTACGTTGGAAATATAGGGGATTTGTGGTGGTCTCCGCTCGAATTGCGCGACAAGTTGGGTCAGCTCGTCCATGATTGGTGTCATTGCCCGCGAATGGAAAGCGTGGGTGGTCGATACCGGGCGACAGGCAATCCCTCTGGCTATAAGCGTTTGTTCCAGGTCTGCTATGGCCGTGGGTGATCCGGCTACGACGCCCATCGTTGGGCCGTTGATCCCGGAAAGCGAGACGGCCTCAGAAAGCAGAGGGGCGATGGATTCTTCTGGTAGAGCGACGGCCAACATGCTTCCCGCGGGCAGGGCATCAATCATTTGCGCTCTTCGCGCAACCAGTTGCAACGCATCTTCAAGAGAAAAAACGCCGGCCAGGCAGGCTGCCACGTATTCCCCGAGGCTGTACCCGATCATCGCCTGTGGCTGAATTCCCCAGGACATCCACAGTTGCGCCAGCGCGTACTCCAAGACAAATAAAGCGGGCTGTGCCAGTGAGGTCTGTTTGAGCGATCCTGAAACGTCTTTCTTATTGGCGCGCCCCAGCATCTGCCGTAAATCCAGATCCATTTGTCCGACGGATGTTTCTTTGCCGCCGCCATTCTGGGAAAATAGCAGAGGGCGTAAATCAACTCCCAGATAGGGCTGCAATACCTCACAACAGTGATCAATCACTTGCCGGAAGAGGGGTTCGTTGTGGTACAAACCCGCCGCCATGTTGATATACTGGTCCCCCAATCCTGGAAACATGAACGTTATCGGGCGAGAGTGAGACGAAACGACGCTGCTTAAGACGTTTCGTGCTGTTGGGTTTTCCAAACCCGTTATGGCTTCTTGTGCCGAGTGGCACACCACGATCCGTCTGAAGTCAAAAGCCGCACGCCCAACCTGCAAGGTGTAGGCTATATCGGACAGCGGCGCGTTTGGGTGCGTCTGTAGATAGGTAGCCAGATTGCCGGTGGCGTGGGCCAATGCTGTTTCTGTTCGGGCTGACAAAGGAAGCAGAAAGGGCGTGCGTGAATGGGGGTCGGCTGGCGTTGCTTGCGGGGTAGGGGCTTCTTCTAAAACCACATGAGCATTTGTGCCGGCCCAGCCGAATGAGCTGACGCCGGCGAGACGACGGCCATTGATAGGCTTCCAGGGGGTAAGTTGCGTGGGCACTTGGAATTGGTGTTCATTCCAGGTGATGTAAGGGTTCGGTTGGCGCAAATGCAGATGAGGAGGAATGGCCTGATGCTGTAAGCTGAGGACTGTTTTGATCAAACCGGCCATGCCCGCGGCGGTTGTGAGATGCCCCAGATTGGTTTTGACTGTGCCAACAAGGAGGGGGCGTTCTGGTGGGCGACTTTGACACAGCGCGGCTTGTATGGATTCTATCTCAATGGGATCGCCCAGCGGGGTGCCAGAACCATGTGCTTCGACGTAGCTAATTTGAGTGGGGGAGATGCCGGCATTTTCCAATGCTTTCCGGATAACGGCTTGCTGCGATAGGCCATTTGGCGCAGTCAGCCCGTTGCTCCGCCCGTCCTCGTTGATGGCTGAACCACGGATCAATGCCAGCACATGATCCCCCGCCGCTACAGCGTCAGACCATCGCTTTAATACGACGACGCCGCACCCTTCACCAACGCCAAAGCCATCCGCGCCGGCGTCGAATGTTTTGCAGTAACCATCCGCCGAAAGCATACCCATTTTACAGTAATTAATGAATGTCTCTGGCGAGGAAATGACATGGACACCGCCAACGAGCGCCAGGCCGCACTCCTGGGTGCGTAAGCTCTGGCAGGCTAGATGGACGGCCACCAGCGAAGATGAGCAGGCGGTGTCAACAGCTAACGTTGGTCCGCGAAAGTCGAAAAGGTACGAAAGCCGTCCTGCTGCCGCGCTGCACGAACTGCCGAGCAGAAAGTTTGGGTCGTCAACGCAGACATCCCCCTCACTTCTGATTTGATGCTGTGTATATTGGTTGTCGGAAACACCAATAAACACACCTATGTTGCGGTCGGTCAGGCGATTGGGGTCTTGTCCTGCCTGCTCCAGCGCTTCCCACGCTACTTCCAATAGCAATCGCTGCTGCGGGTCCATGCGCCGGGCTTCACGGGGAGATATGCCAAAGAAGGCGGCATCAAACGATGTTGCCTCGGCCACAAAGCCGCCGCGTCTGGTGTACATCTTGCCAGGTGCGGCAGGGTCCGGATCATAATAGGTGTCGCTTGCCCAACGGTCGGGAGGGATTTCGCCAATCCCATCTTC from Ardenticatenales bacterium includes the following:
- a CDS encoding SDR family NAD(P)-dependent oxidoreductase, with product MSVSPDTSRNTSQQLKHALLALKEARARLEAANQTQREPIAIVGMACRFPGSANTLQAFWNMLRQGEDGIGEIPPDRWASDTYYDPDPAAPGKMYTRRGGFVAEATSFDAAFFGISPREARRMDPQQRLLLEVAWEALEQAGQDPNRLTDRNIGVFIGVSDNQYTQHQIRSEGDVCVDDPNFLLGSSCSAAAGRLSYLFDFRGPTLAVDTACSSSLVAVHLACQSLRTQECGLALVGGVHVISSPETFINYCKMGMLSADGYCKTFDAGADGFGVGEGCGVVVLKRWSDAVAAGDHVLALIRGSAINEDGRSNGLTAPNGLSQQAVIRKALENAGISPTQISYVEAHGSGTPLGDPIEIESIQAALCQSRPPERPLLVGTVKTNLGHLTTAAGMAGLIKTVLSLQHQAIPPHLHLRQPNPYITWNEHQFQVPTQLTPWKPINGRRLAGVSSFGWAGTNAHVVLEEAPTPQATPADPHSRTPFLLPLSARTETALAHATGNLATYLQTHPNAPLSDIAYTLQVGRAAFDFRRIVVCHSAQEAITGLENPTARNVLSSVVSSHSRPITFMFPGLGDQYINMAAGLYHNEPLFRQVIDHCCEVLQPYLGVDLRPLLFSQNGGGKETSVGQMDLDLRQMLGRANKKDVSGSLKQTSLAQPALFVLEYALAQLWMSWGIQPQAMIGYSLGEYVAACLAGVFSLEDALQLVARRAQMIDALPAGSMLAVALPEESIAPLLSEAVSLSGINGPTMGVVAGSPTAIADLEQTLIARGIACRPVSTTHAFHSRAMTPIMDELTQLVAQFERRPPQIPYISNVTGTWITDEQAVDPRYWATHMRQPVRFADGVRALWEKPGNILVEVGVGQMLGSMAMQHPARASANDPIVLSSLPSAHDATSDQAFMVRSLGQLWLSGCAIDWSGFHTQASRRRLPLPTYPFERQQYWTHHSRPASPELSLPPAPAQTSMAKQEMDDWFHLPTWQRVPLLPPNNAPETRPQNWLLFADALGVGTALATQLRQRGDQVIVVTAGDAFQRLQQGFYTINPQLSQEYEDLLHHLSLLNLAPDHIVHLWNVWTKERVVVDEDSVTQAQELGFYSLLFLAQALGKQQTTTPIQLHVISNNMQDMSGGEATCPEKATMLGMIRVIPQEYPHIRCQSIDVALPAESRAIAMQLLPELSGDIAETVVAYRGRSRWVQSFVPAKLTHKQSGLDLLRQRGVYLITGGFGGIGFALARSLAKKFQARLILVGRSPLPPRTAWSSLLVDENAPVSTRNRIRQILALEESGAEVLAATADAADKAQMQQVIAEAHARFGHIHGVFHVAGVPGEGLIQAKAPDVAAQVLRPKVQGSVMLHNILRQTQQTLDFIVLYSSLGAVMGGLGEVDYCAANAFLGAFSHYLQSHHGINAVTIDWGLWQWDTWQSNMAADVPGVYEQIRQIRQTYGISFAEGEEALWRVLATPLPQVLVSPLDLQATMARQYSFTITDFLQDVSRTRQQTTHPRPNLRNPYVAPSNETERAIAAIWADVLAMDSVGIHDHFLELGGNSLLGMMIIARLKQAFGIALSAASLYEGPTVSELYKLISPNEETDKTLSANRERGQKRKERRQRRGLARS